GCCCGCAACCCGTATCAGGTCGCCTTGGGGCCGCGCCCTGGTCAACCGCCCGGCCACCGGCACCACCACCAGGGCCAGCAGGAACACCGCATAGATCGAGCCGAGCGCCGCGGTGCCCAGGTTGAACGGCGCCTGGCCCAGGTGCAGGCCAACGTAGGTGAAGGTCGCGACCTGGGCGAACAGCACGCAGAAACCGACCGCATAGGCGCCCAGCAGCGGCTTGCCGAACAGCTCGCCGCGTGGGGCTCGATGTGGATACGCCGCTGTGGGAGCAGCGCGCGGCAACAGCACGGCGATGGCCACGCCGATGGCCAGGCTCAGGCCACCCAGCACGGTCAGGGCCATGCGCCAATCGTAGAATTCGGTGACCAGCCCGGTCAGGAAGCGCCCACAGAAACCACCGAGCACCGTGCCGGCCACGTAGATACTCGTCACCTCGGTCACCGCGCTCCCCTCCCAGTGCACACCGATATAGGCAACGCTGGTGGCGAACACCACGGGAATGAACAGGCCCTGTACACCACGCCAGAGCAGGAACTCGCCATAACTGCCCGCCCAGGCCGCCAGCACGGCAGGCAACGCGAGCAGGAGCGCGGCCCCGGCAATCACCCGGTGTTGCGCGCGGCGGGCTGTCAGCCAACCGACGAAGGGCGCCGTGATGGCCACGGCGAGGATGGTGGCGGTGATGCTCCAGCTGGCCTGATGCAACGTGATCGGGAAGGTGCCCGGCAACTCACCCAGCAGCCCTTGGGTCGCATAGAGGTTCAGAAACGCGGCGCATCCTGCAAGAAACAACGCGATTCGAGGGAATTTCGCAGGAAAAGCCATGACAGCACTCGTGAAAATTTGCAGGTTTTATAAGATAGGGGGCTGTTTGGATCCAATACCGAATTCCGACCGATTGATACTCAAGGACGAAGATGATCGACCTCCGCCGCCTGCGCTATTTCCTGGCTGTCGCCGACGAGTTGCACTTTGGCCGCGCCGCTTCGCGCCTGCACATCGCCCAGCCCCCACTGACCCGGCAGATCTCGGCGCTGGAGGCGGAGCTGGGTTTCCGCCTGTTCGACCGCAGTACCCGCAATGTCACCCTCACCTCGGAAGGCCTGCATTTCTTGCCGTATGCGCGCGCGGTGCTGGAGCAGGTCGACCTGACGGCCGCCATCACCGGCAAGCTGGCGGCGGGCTCGGCGGGCCATCTGGCCGTCGGCTATGCCAGCTCCATCGCCCTGTCGGATGTGTTCAGTCATACCATCCAGGCGTTCTGCTCGGCCTATCCGGATGTGCAACTGACGGTCGAGGAAGGCGCCTCGAGCACCCAGTGGTCGCAGATCGTCGAGGGCCGCCTGGACATCGGCATGAGCCGCATGCAACCGCCAGCCGATGACCCACAGGTGCAGGCCATCTGCCTGGGCAACGAGCCGCTGGTGGCGGCGATTGCCAGCGACAGCCCGCTCGCCCGCCAGGCGCGGGTGACCCTGGCCGAGCTGAGCGCCTATCCGCTGATCGCGTTTCCGACCGATTATGGTTCGGGGCTGAACGAGATCATCCAGACCCTGTACCGGCGCAACGGGCTGACCCCTCGGCCAGCGCCGACCGGCAAGCAGATCACCTCGATCATCGCCCTGGTCGCCGCTGGCCGGGGTGTGGCGGTGGTGCCGCAGTGCACGCGCACATTGGTACGCAGTGGCGTGACCTATCTGCCGCTGGACGAGCCCGGTGCCACGGTGCCGCTGCTGGTGCTGACCCGCAGGCATGAGCGCAGCCCGCTGGTGCGGGCCTTCGTGGAGGTCATCGAGCGGACGTTGCGCGAGAAGTGAAAGGGGCTTGCAGTGCTCCTGAGATCGAGCGCCGCTCGCGGATGAATCCGCTCCTACAGGTTTGTTTCGGGCCAGTCGTGACCACGCGGTTTATCGGATGGCGCCACCGATGTAGGAGCGGATTCATCCGCGATGCGCCACATGGACGGCGCTCGGTCTCAACAACACCTCGAAACGCTACCAAACCGCGAACACCTCAACGCCGCATGCAGCGCTGGTAGCGCTCATCCACCCGCCCGGCAAACCACGCGGTGGTCAACTTGCGGGTGATCTTCGGGCTCTTCAGCTCGATTCCGGGCAGCACCGCCCTTGGCAACGCCTTGCCCGCTTTCGCCTCGGCCAGGGCGAACACCTGGCGATACAGCACGGTGTCCTCGAAGTCGAGGCTGTTTTCCCGTTCCAGCTGTGCGCGGATCTGCGGATTGCGCAGCCCCAGCTTCACCCCCAGCTTGCGGGCCGCCTGCTCGGTGCTGCCCGGCATGATCGCCCCCGGTGCAATCAGGTCGCCATCCAACGCTAGCGCTAACCCGGTCGCCCGGCTCAACGCGGCCTGGAACGCGGCGTTACGGCTGGCGTACCAACCGGCGTTGAAATCGGCGAAGCGGTACAGCGCCCGGTCGTAATGGGTTGGATACCCCAGCAGGTGGGTGATACCGAAGTACATCCCGCCCCGACGGCTGAACACCTCCTGGCGAACAGTGCCTTTGTAGGCATAGGGGTAGCCCTTGGCATGCTGCTCGGCGAAATCGATGCTGACCTGCATCGGCCCACCGGTATGTACCGGGTTCAACCCATCCAGCAAGGTGCGCCCCAGCGGCAATCGGTCGATGACTTCGTCATACAGGGCGCTGAGCTGTTTCTCGCTGCGCACCGTCAGCAGGCGTTGCTGGTAGCTCTGGCCGTTGCTCGAGGGCGTGCGCAGCGCGCCGTCGATCAGCACGCCTGGAATGTACAGGCGCGCTGCGCGCCGATCGATCTCCTCGCGGGCAATGCGCCCCAGGTTCGGCACCTGGGGGTCGGCATTGAAGGTCGACTCCTGTTCGGTCACCGCCAGCACGGCGCACAGGTTGCCCTTGCTCGGGGCGATGCCCTGGGCCTGCAACGCTACCTGGATGTCCTCGGCCCAGCCTTGGCGGTCCTTGACCTGGGCTGGCAGCAGGCGCATGAGCTGAGCGCGCACCTTGGCCGGGTCGCTTTCAGGCGCCTCCTCACGGCGCCCGGCGCAACCTTGCAACAGGCCCAGGCACAACAGCCCGGCCGCCAGCAGACGCCCGTTCAGGGCTGTTCACCGACCAGGTAGGTCTTGCTGATATGGCGGAACAATGGATGGCTTGCGCTGCCCAGCAGTTCGAACAGCACCATCTCACGGGTGACGACCTGCGCCCCCGCATCGCGCATGCGCGCCAGCCCCGCCGCCTTGCTGGCAGGCGTGCGGCTGTCGCAGGCATCCTCGACGACGAACACCTGCTTGCCCAGTGCCAGCAGGCCCAGCACCGTCTGCAGCACGCAGACATGGGTTTCCATGCCGCAGACGATCACCTGTTCACGGGCCAGCAGGCTGGCCGGCAGGCATTCAGCCGCGACGCAGGAAAAATGCAGTTTTTCGACAATCTCGGCGGCAGGTGACGCGGCCTTGAGTTCGGCCAGGGTATGGCCCAGCCCCTTGGGGTATTGCTCGGAAATGACCGTGGGCACTTCCAGCTCCGCGCTGGCCGCCAGCAGCCAGCGCGCCCGGGCACGAGTGCCCTCGGGGTCGCTCATGGCGCCGATGAGTTTTTCCTGGATGTCGACCACCAGCAATGTGGCCCGAGAAGCGTCGATCAGCATGGTCCGTTCCTGCCTGGGAAAGGCTCAAGCCTTACCCAGGCAGCAAGCGACGTCAATCAACCGCTGAAGACGAAGGTGTAGGAGACCGGACGGTGATCCGAGTCCACCGGCAGCATCACTTGCCCTGCAGCCGGCAATGCAGCCAAGCCGTAGGCAAACGCGTAGTCGAGCATGTTCACCGGCCCGCTGCTTGGGTGCGTCGGACCGTTGGCCAGCACCAGATCGGCGATTTCAGGAGGCGATACCCAGTTGCTGTTATTGGGATGAGGAGGGCCCGGTTCGCGAGGGTCCCGGTTGAAGTCACCCAGCATCACGAAAGGCGTGTCGCTGTGCCAGACAGTTTCACGCAGCATCCGCGGGCTATTGACCCCACCGCCGGAGAGGGCGTGGAAGGTATACACGGTGATCGCCTCGCGCAGCCCGGGAATGCGGATGCGCAGGCCCAGTATCGGCCTTGGCATACGACCACCGGACGGGCTGCCAACACCGTCTGCGATGACGCTGACACCAAGCACCGTCACGTTGTCGGCCAGTACCATGCCCAACCGTACCCGTAATAGGTTCACCTCCAAGTAGTACATCATGTAGTTCTCTGGTCGCGTCGAGGTGCCAGCCTCCCACCGCCGCTGATACACGACGTGCTGTACACCGAACTGATCGGCAACCTGGATATCGGCGATAAACTGCGAGGAAAGCGGCCATACCCCGGCCTCCTGCAACATGACGACATGATGCTGGCGAATCATTGGCAGTACGATGGTGCGGAACTTGTCGGTGTGGGCGGAAGAGATTCCCTGCATGTTTAACGTCACCACGCGCAGGTCGACCCTTGCACCGGCGGGACGCTGCCAACCGATTTGAACCTGCCGGCCGCCTCCCGAATCAAGGATGCGCACGCGATGGTAGCTGGTGATACTGCCTGTCAGCTCGACACTGGAGCGCCAGGGGCCCCATGCTTGGACGGCGATGCGCAACATACGCAGAGCGTCATTGGCGTCGAGCCGCAACGGCCCTTCGTCGGCGCGCAACCCGGACATGATCATGGCGTGATGGATGTTGTACAGCCGCACCACCATGGCCAGGCTGTGCGCACGGGGCGAGGCTTGCAAGATAGCGATGAGCGCCGGCTCATTGTAGAGCGTTGCCAGCAGCGCACTGGCGTCTTCGGCAATGGCAGCTTGCTCGGAGAAGTTGCTGCTGCGCATGAACTCCGAGGACAGGTGATAGCTGATATAGGCAGCCGAAGAAGGGGCATCGTCTGGCGTTGTTTCGAGTACCACGAACAATCGGCGTACCAGCGATTCAAGTCGTGTACGAAAATCCACCCGTGCAATCGGATGTCTTAACGAATGGGTATCTCGGCGAATCTGTTGGTCGACCGGCATGATCGGCTCCTTGTAATGAGAGGGGATCAGACGGACGCAAAGACCAGGTGCAAATCGCCATCGAACACAACAGCATCAGGGGCCCC
This genomic stretch from Pseudomonas entomophila L48 harbors:
- a CDS encoding hydrolase, with product MLIDASRATLLVVDIQEKLIGAMSDPEGTRARARWLLAASAELEVPTVISEQYPKGLGHTLAELKAASPAAEIVEKLHFSCVAAECLPASLLAREQVIVCGMETHVCVLQTVLGLLALGKQVFVVEDACDSRTPASKAAGLARMRDAGAQVVTREMVLFELLGSASHPLFRHISKTYLVGEQP
- a CDS encoding LysR family transcriptional regulator — encoded protein: MIDLRRLRYFLAVADELHFGRAASRLHIAQPPLTRQISALEAELGFRLFDRSTRNVTLTSEGLHFLPYARAVLEQVDLTAAITGKLAAGSAGHLAVGYASSIALSDVFSHTIQAFCSAYPDVQLTVEEGASSTQWSQIVEGRLDIGMSRMQPPADDPQVQAICLGNEPLVAAIASDSPLARQARVTLAELSAYPLIAFPTDYGSGLNEIIQTLYRRNGLTPRPAPTGKQITSIIALVAAGRGVAVVPQCTRTLVRSGVTYLPLDEPGATVPLLVLTRRHERSPLVRAFVEVIERTLREK
- a CDS encoding endonuclease/exonuclease/phosphatase family protein; the protein is MPVDQQIRRDTHSLRHPIARVDFRTRLESLVRRLFVVLETTPDDAPSSAAYISYHLSSEFMRSSNFSEQAAIAEDASALLATLYNEPALIAILQASPRAHSLAMVVRLYNIHHAMIMSGLRADEGPLRLDANDALRMLRIAVQAWGPWRSSVELTGSITSYHRVRILDSGGGRQVQIGWQRPAGARVDLRVVTLNMQGISSAHTDKFRTIVLPMIRQHHVVMLQEAGVWPLSSQFIADIQVADQFGVQHVVYQRRWEAGTSTRPENYMMYYLEVNLLRVRLGMVLADNVTVLGVSVIADGVGSPSGGRMPRPILGLRIRIPGLREAITVYTFHALSGGGVNSPRMLRETVWHSDTPFVMLGDFNRDPREPGPPHPNNSNWVSPPEIADLVLANGPTHPSSGPVNMLDYAFAYGLAALPAAGQVMLPVDSDHRPVSYTFVFSG
- a CDS encoding MFS transporter translates to MAFPAKFPRIALFLAGCAAFLNLYATQGLLGELPGTFPITLHQASWSITATILAVAITAPFVGWLTARRAQHRVIAGAALLLALPAVLAAWAGSYGEFLLWRGVQGLFIPVVFATSVAYIGVHWEGSAVTEVTSIYVAGTVLGGFCGRFLTGLVTEFYDWRMALTVLGGLSLAIGVAIAVLLPRAAPTAAYPHRAPRGELFGKPLLGAYAVGFCVLFAQVATFTYVGLHLGQAPFNLGTAALGSIYAVFLLALVVVPVAGRLTRARPQGDLIRVAGCLGITGSALALSPSLWLIVIGLALSSTGVFLAQAAANAFITANARQHKAAAVGLYLASYYLGGSFGAFVPGVLWEQWGWPGCIALIVMFQLMPLLIARGSWRSAPVPGRSHRQLQ
- a CDS encoding DUF1615 domain-containing protein; its protein translation is MNGRLLAAGLLCLGLLQGCAGRREEAPESDPAKVRAQLMRLLPAQVKDRQGWAEDIQVALQAQGIAPSKGNLCAVLAVTEQESTFNADPQVPNLGRIAREEIDRRAARLYIPGVLIDGALRTPSSNGQSYQQRLLTVRSEKQLSALYDEVIDRLPLGRTLLDGLNPVHTGGPMQVSIDFAEQHAKGYPYAYKGTVRQEVFSRRGGMYFGITHLLGYPTHYDRALYRFADFNAGWYASRNAAFQAALSRATGLALALDGDLIAPGAIMPGSTEQAARKLGVKLGLRNPQIRAQLERENSLDFEDTVLYRQVFALAEAKAGKALPRAVLPGIELKSPKITRKLTTAWFAGRVDERYQRCMRR